atatgtatatatgtatgtatgtatgtatatatatatatatatatacatacatatatataaatatatatatatatataaatattatatatatatatatatatatcatatgtatatatatatatatctttatctacatatatatctacatatatatatatatatatatatatatatatatatatatatatatatatatatatatatatatatatatatatatatatgcgtgtgtgtgtgtttgtgtgtgtgtgtgtgtgtgtgtgtgtgtgtgtgtgtgtgtgtgtgtgtttgtgtgtgtgtgtgtatatatatatatatatatatatatatatatatatatacatatatatatatgtatatatatatatatatatatatatatatatatatatataaatatatatatgtgtgtgtgtgtgtgtgtgtgtgtgtgtgtgtgtgtgtgtgtgtgtgtgtgtgtgtgtgtgtgtgtgtgtgtgtgtttgtgtggacatGTGTTTGAGCTCGCGCCTGCGCGCGAGAGTGtgtattttcatgtttgtttgagGTGATGTAGGGACGTATAAGTCAAGGTATTGATAAAGCTTTGGTTGCCGACAGACATAGATTGATATATTTACTGTCTGCAAATTATTACAGGTGGAGAGAAACGCACAACTAAATCACTGCGTATTCCTTGTTAATCGTTTAGCATTCCGGTTTTATCCTTCCCAATTTGTCTTTGTTCCAGTGACCTCAAgctcgaccaccaccaccactacgccCTTACCTCCCACTTCAACCTCGACTTCGACTTCCAGcacctcaacctccacttcaAGCTCAACTTCCACCACTACAACATCCACTTCAACCTCCTCTACTTCAACCTCTACCTCGTCTTCAACCACCACTTCAACCTCATCCACTACTTCGACTTCTACTTCAACTTCTACCTCTACAACTTCCacttcaacctcaacctccacttcaacttcaacctccacttcaacttcaacctcaacctccacttcaacttcaacctccacttcaacttcaacttcaacttcaacctccacttcaacttcaacttcaacctccacttcaacttcaacttcaacttcaacctcaacctccacttcaacttcaacttcaacctccacttcaacttcaacttctacTTCAACCTCAACCACCACTTCAACTTCAACCtccacttcaacttcaacttcaacctcaacctccacttcaacttcaacttcaacctccacttcaacttcaacttcaacctcaacctccacttcaacttcaacctccacttcaacttcaacttcaacttcaacctcaacctccacttcaacttcaacctccacttcaacttcaacttcaacctccacttcaacttcaacttcaacctcaacttcaacctcaacctccacttcAACTTCTACTTCAACCTCCACTTCAACTTCACCCTCCACTTCAACTTCTACTTCAACCTCCACTTCGACTTCCACTTCAACTTCAACCTCCacttcaacctcaacctccacttcGACTTCCACTTCAACCTCCACTTCAACTTCAACCTCCACTTCAACTTCtacttcaacctcaacctcacttcaacctcaacctcaacatCCACTTCAACTTCTacttcaacctcaacctccacttccaccactacAACTTCCACCTCAACTTCCACTTCGACTTCTacttcaacctcaacctccacttcaacctcaacctccacttcGACTTCCACTACAATCTCAACTTCCacttcaacctcaacctccacttcGACTTCCACTTCAACCTCAACCTTCACTtcaacctccacttccaccactacAACTTCCACCTCAACTTCCACTTCGACTTCTACTTCAACCTCACCCTCCACTTCAacttctacttccacttcaacctccacttcaacttctacttcaacctcaacctccacttcaacttctacttcaacctcaacctccacttcaacctcaacctccacttcaacttcgacttcaacctcaacctccacttcaacttcgacttcaacctcaacctccacttcaacttcgacttcaacctcaacctccacttcaacctcaacctccacttcaacttcgacttcaacctcaacctccacttcAACTTCTACTTCAACTTCAACCTCCACTTCAACTTCCACTTCAACCTCCACTTCAACTTCTacttcaacctcaacctccacttcaacttctacttcaacctcaacctccacttcaacctcatcctcaacctccacttcaacctcaacctccacttcaacttcgacttcaacctcaacctccacttcGACTTCCacttcaacctcaacctccacttcaacctcaacctccacttcaacctcaacctccacttcGACTTCCACTAcaacctcaacctccacttcGACTTCTACTACAAGTTCCACTTCAACCTCGACCTCTACTTCAACTTCCACTTCAACCTCCACTTCAACTTCTacttcaacctcaacctccacttcaacttctacttcaacctcaacctccacttcGACTTCGACTTCAACTTCAACCTCCACTTCTACcacttcaacctcaacctcaacctccacgTCAACTTCTacttcaacctcaacctccacttcGACTTCGACTTCAACCCCAACCTCCACTTCTACCACTTCAAGCTCAACCTCAAGCTCCACGTCAACTTCTacttcaacctcaacctccacttcgacttcgacttcaacctcaacctccacttctaccacttcaacctcaacctcaacctccacttcaacctcaacctccacttcGACTTCCacttcaacctcaacctccacttcGACTTCTACTACAAGTTCCacttcaacctcaacctccacttcAACTTCCACTTCAACCTCAACCTCTACTTCAACTTCCACTTCAACCACCACTTCTACCacttcaacctcaacctccacttcAACTTCAACCTCGACCTCTACTTCAACTTCCacttcaacctcaacctccacttcGACTTCTACCACGTCAACCAccacaacgacaacgacaacagcgCCTTAATATTTCTTACTCTGGAAAAGACGATGGTTTGCATGCCTTTTATTACAcagtatacgtacacacacacacacacacacacacacccacacccacacccacacacacacacacacacacactaggaagAGTGGAACACTTTGGAAAATAAATACCACCTAGTTTTTGGCTGTTGTAATGgttctcattttatttgtttcaatCAATTTtgcaaaataaggaaataatgcTACTATTTGTACGCTGATGTGGCACGGTTATAATCCCTATTCTTCACAAGTAATGGCATTCTATGAAGCCTTTATAATATCTTGGTTGATTAAATATACTACTTGCTGCTAGTCATGTGTGTTTTACTGGGGAGCCACCTAtcctattagattttttttttttttttattgcacacgcgcgcatatcatcattatcgctattcccCCAATCGATCTgagacgtgcgtgtgtgtgttatatttatatccTTCTGTATAtcagcttatacacacacacacacacacacacacacacacacatatacatatatatatatatatatatatatatatatatatatatatatatatatatatatatatatacatatatatatatatatatatatatatatatatatatacgtatatatatatatatatatatatatatatatatacgtatatatatatatatatatatatatatatatatatatatatatatatatatatatatatatatgtgtgtgtgtgtgtgtgtgtgtgtgtgtgtgtgtgtgtgtgtgtgtgtgtgtgtgtgtgtgtgtgtatgtgtgtgtgtgtgtgtgtgtatgtattaacggCAAATGAACTGCGGAAGGGACGAGGGAAATGCAACAAGAAATACATGAAACAAACAAATGGCTGATAGAATGAAGGATAAAACACGTGACTCCTCTATAAGTGACAACACCAAAGTCATTGATACCATGAACTGTCAGTTCGACTCTTGTATCTGCCACATATGCCACCTATTCATGATTCCATTTACTAAGAAAGTAAGAATTGAGGCTGGCGGTTCGCACATTGGCAACGATGAATGGGTGAACTTGGAACGGTATAACTGAATATACTCAAGGTCGCGTCAGTGCAGTGACTGCTGTCATTTTGATAAGTCTGAATGACATCACCAATATTGCCCATCAGGAGTTGCCAAATCATTTGAAATAAAACAGTAATCGTACTTagtttgcttattttttctcatataaTTTAGGCTTTTCAGATAGTAAAATCTACTGGAACATAATAGTGTTATACATTACAACAAGCGTAAATACAGCCATTCCATATTTCGATTGATAATCTAAATTTTGTAACATACATTTTAGACATCAAATGACGTTTGTATCGGTAAAGGGGTTAATTGCCTTATCCCACTGGTTAATAATTCGATCACTATATTCTTATTTCCAGggcttggggaagggaggaatccACTCTCCTTTGTGTTATAGGACAGCCTCGCATTTGGCGTGTCTGCACTTGATTAATTCTCATATAGGGATTTTTATCAAGCGGTCATTCATAGAGGAGGGCAGGTAGGGTGCTATCCCTCCTTACTGATGCTATGGACAAGGTAAacgtaaaaaataatagaaataaagctaGGACTcgattcaaaacaaaacaaaaatctaagTGAAATGCGGTGACTGAACACGAATGGTCTAATACGGAACGCCACCCAGACCCAAatggttacgaccgtttccgtctgactaatttccgtgttgatcttgtgctatgaATAAATtggataggatgagtgaatgaaaacataagctaatatcttagaactcgtatattcatcatatttctttaaaagaaCATAATAtgcatgagaatgttcgtgtgattcgcgggacctcactccgatagcgccaagtttgtttacatgattttcatacggagtccattcggaaacgcaaaaaattgacggaaaaaagtgctaatGTGACAGGGCCTTAACTGTCATAAATTTCAGAGTTAACGCTTGCATGTGCAATTTCATTTCATTCCTAGATTAATGTTTAAAATTATTACAAGTTATTCAAGGTCATATTTTAATCTGGAGAGTAGATTtagtacatggatgaggaaaaaTACGAACACACTCATAACACACcaatgaaaaggggaaaaccaAGTGAAATAACGGCGACCAGAAACGAAAAGATAAGCAGTCAAGATGAAGAATAAGCAAGAGAGTACAAATTAAATTATATACTTTTAGTAGATGCTTTATCCCAAAGGAACAGGTAAaataatatgtttgtatatatatatatatatatatatatatatatatatatatatatatatatatatatatacatatatatatatatatatgtatatatatatatatatatatatatatatatatatatatatatatacatacatacatacatatatatatatatatatatatatatatatatatatatatatatatatatatatatattatatatatatatatatatagagagagagagagagagagagagagagagagagagagagagagagagagagagagggagatgtgtgtatatatatatatatatatatatatatatatatatatatatatatatatatatatatatatatatatatatatatatatgtgtgtgtgtgtgtgtgtgtgtgtgagtgtgtgtgtgtgtgtgtgtgtgtgtgtgtgtgtgtgtgtgtatctgtatatagatagatatatatacaaatgaatgaatgcatatatataaatatatatatatatatatatatatatatatatatatatatatatatatatatatatatatatatatgtatatatgtatatatatatatatatatagatatatatttatatacatatatatatatatatatatatatacttatacatatatacatatatatagatatatatatatgtatataaatatatatctatatatatgtatatatgtataagtatatatatatatatatatatatatgtatataaatatatatatatatatatatatgtgtgtgtgtgtgtgtgtgtgtgtgtgtgtgtgtgtgtgtgtgtgtgtgtatatagatatatagatatatatgtatatatgtttgttcttGAGGTTGTGCTTTGTCTAGTTAAcctgaaattctttttttttcattactatcataaactATATATGTGAGATAATAGTGTAATTGGTCTGTAGTTAGATTACTCtttttgatttcttaaatattaaGCATTTTAGGTCCACATTCCCATCGTATACCTAGTTAAAGAAATTCCTTATTTTAACATATACAACGAATCCTGCTTTAATCTCCTGGTGCTTTACCATTTCTCATGTCTATCATCGCTCTTTTTATCTCTGATCTCATTAAAGtgacatttcctcttctttcttctgtttcattcTTGGATTCATCTTTGCTCCTGGTAAGATTCTGCCGACCTGTCTGTTATTATGGCTCTgtttgttgcttctttttcttttccctcttttaaaGCGGACATTTTCGTTTTGGATTCAATCTCTTCTACTGCtttcgtaatatttttttctactgtatttttttttcattttctatttcttaacaCCTCAAAGAATTTTTTATTGTGTTCCCTGCTGTCTTCGCTCATCTTCTTTCGATGCGTTTACTTCAATTCCTTTTATTAACCCTCGCTCTTCTTCCTTGCATTTACTTTCTTCTTGAAAACTTGAATCCTCGTAGCCTCATTAGCCTCCTCGCGACTCTCGAGGTACACCGCCGCGTAGTCCAAAAGTTTTGTAGGTCGAGAAACGGATATAACCGTATATTCACTGTGCAACTGcatgacttttttttcatttttcatctgcAGTATTTGGGGCATGAGTATTATCAGATGACTTGGAAATGATTTGGTTCATAGCATGAGAAATGATTATACGATATTAAACTGaaagcatatgcacatacacacctatatatatatatatatatatatatatatatatatatatatatatatatatatatatatatatatatatatatatatatatatatatacatttatacatacatacatatacataaatatatatatatatatatatatatatatatatatatatatatatatatatatatatatatacatatacatacatatatatatatatatatatatatatatatatatatatatatatatatatatatatatatatatgtatatatatatatatatatatatatatatatatatatatatatatatatatgtatatatatatatatatatatatatacatatatatatatatatatatatatatatatatatatatatatatatatatatatatatatatatatatatatatatatatatatatatatatatacacatatacatacatgtacatacatatatatatatatatatatatatatatatatatatatatatatatatatatatatatatatatatacatatacatacatgtatacacacacacatatatatatatatatatatatatatatatatatatatatatatatatatatatatatacatacatatatatatatatatatatatatatatatatatatatatatatatacatatatatatatatatatatatatatatatatatatatatacatatatatatatatatatatatatatatatatatatatatatatatatatatatatatatatatatatacatacatacatacatatatatatatatatatatatatatatatatatatatatatatatatatatatatatatatatatatatatatatatacatatatatatatatatatatatatatatatatatatatatatatatatgtatatatatatatatatatatatatatatatacatatatatatatatatatacatacgtatataatatatatatatatatatatatatatatatatatatatatatatacatatatatatatatatatatatatatatatatatatgtatatatatatatatatatatatatatatatatatatatatatatatatatatatatatatatatatatatatatatatatatatatatatatatatatgtatgtacatatatatgtatatataaataaatatatatatatatatttatatatacatatatatatatatatatatatatatatatatatatatatatatatatatatatatatatatatgtatatatatatatatatatatatatatatatatatatatatatatatatatatatatacatatatatatatatatatatatatatatatatatatatgtatatatatatatatatatacacatatatatatacacatgtgtgtgtgtgtctgtgtgtgtgtgtgtgtgtgtgtgtgtgtgtgtgtgtgtgtgtgtataaatatacacatacaaaaatttaATTGACAGGCgaagaaaatatattttcatattaaacTTCTAATTTCtactcatgaatatatattaacttcttttttcatcttttttttttaacaatttcgAAATACTACTTACTGACAGTTTAACAAGACAAGCACGTGTCAAATGATTaagcaaaatgttttttttcaatgGCGCATTCGCCCGCTTAaagaagtatgtgtgtgcgtatgtgtatgtgtgtatattatatatatatatatatatatatatatatatatatatatatatatatatatatatatatatatatatatatatatatatatataattatatatatatatatatatatatatatatatatatataattatatatatatatatatatatatatatatatatatatataattatatatatatatatatatatatatatatatacatacatgtatatacatatatatatatctatctataaatatatatatatatatatatatatatatatatatatatatatatatatatatatatatacatatatatatatatatatatatatatatacttatatatagatatacatatatatatatatatatatatatatatatatatatatatatatatatatataaacacatacatacgtatatatacatatatatgtatatatacacatacagatatatatatatatatatttatatatacacatatatatacaaatatatacatatatatatatatatatatatatatatatatatatacttatatatatatacatacatatatatatatatatatgtatatatatatatatatatatatatatatatatatatatatatatatatatatttgtgtgtgtgtatgtgtgtgtgtgtatgtgtgtgtgtgtgtgtgtgtgtgtgtgtgtgtgtgtgtctgtgtgtgtgtgtgtgtgtgtgtgtgtgtgtgtgtgtgtgtgtgtgtgtgtgtttatatatatatatatatatatatatatatatatatatatatatatatatatatatatatatatatatatacatacatacatacatacataaattaaatTCACTGAAATTAAAggcgaaaaaatatattttcatatcgaACTTCTAATatctacaaataaatatgtatgcacaatattttttctctctctttttgacaaTTTCGAAATACTACTTACTGACAGTTTAACAAGACAAGCACGTGTCAATTAATTACGAAATGTTTTTTCAAGGGCACATTTGCCCGCTTAAAAAAAGATACTTCGTGACAGGAATTTTAAATCGGCGAAAGATGACGCTTGCAAAATCTAATGAACTAGTCTACCCGTGCATAATAAATGGGATTTTATAGACGCAGTGAATCGACGATAAGTTAAACGCCCTGTaatttgatagtttttttttctttttttttttttttactatttagaTATTAAGCTTTTACAGGTACACATTCCCCCTTCGTAAAACCTTTATGGAAATTACTTCTTTGTACAGCTGTCTCCTCTTATGCTTTAACTAAGTCTATGACAACCATCCTCTCCTGTGTGCTTTGCCATTTCTCGTTTCCATCATCGCTCTACTTTCTTCTGGTTTATTCTTGCGTTCGTCTTAGCTCCTGGTAAAAATTCTACTGACCTTTGTTAGTATATCTCTATTTGctgtttccctttctttgccctcttttaaTGCAGGCTTGCTCTTTCtactgctttctttttttttcctttcttattgccTCCTCAATGGAGATTATGTTGTGTTTCCTGCTGTCTATTCTCATCTTCTTTCGATGCGTTTACTCCCATTCTTTTTGTTAACCATCGCTCTTCTTCCTTTCAGTTACTTTCTTCTTGAAAACTCGAATCCTCTTAGCatccttaaggtgctgtcacactagtgcttttttccgtcaattttttgacaattttctgaaattttgtccatttttgagcgaattgtcgattttccagtcagacgataataatCGTTTCCGCCTGAAaacttttccgtcaactttttcagccaagcatagtcaaatcaagagctatattcgagaatgtttgtatttatgttaaataaaatagtcaaaaaactgacggaaaaagtgctagtgtgacagccccTTCAGCCTCCCCGCCGCTCTCAGGGCACACCGCCGCGTGGTCCAAAAGTTTTGCAGGTCGATAAACGATATAACCGCATATTCACTGAGCTACTATATGAGCTTTTTCACTTTTCATCTGCAGTATTTGGAGCATGAGTCTAAAAAGTTGATTCTAAAATAACTGGTTCAATAAATCAGAAAttattatatgaaataaaaatgaaattatatatatatatatatatatatatatatatatatatatatgtatatatatatatatatatgcatatatatatatatatatatatatatatatatatatatatacatatatacatacatacatacagacacacacacacacacacacacacacacacacacacacacacacacacacacacacacacacacacacacacacacacacacacacacacacatatatatatatatatatatatatatatatatatatatatatatatatatatatatatatgtatatgtatatacacatatatatatgcatatatatatata
The nucleotide sequence above comes from Penaeus vannamei isolate JL-2024 chromosome 6, ASM4276789v1, whole genome shotgun sequence. Encoded proteins:
- the LOC138861977 gene encoding uncharacterized abhydrolase domain-containing protein DDB_G0269086-like, producing the protein MGNIGDVIQTYQNDSSHCTDATLSIFSYTVPSSPIHRCQCAVVVVVVVVDVVEVEVEVEVEVEVEVEVEVEVEVEVEVEVVEVVVEVEVEVEVEVEVEVEVEVEVEVELVVEVEVEVEVEVEVEVEVEVEVEVEVEVEVVEVEVEVEVEVEVEVEVEVEVDVELEVELEVVEVEVGVEVEVEVEVEVEVEVDVEVEVEVEVVEVEVEVEVEVEVEVEVEVEVEVEVEVEVEVEVEVEVEVEVEVEVEVELVVEVEVEVEVVVEVEVEVEVEVEVEVEVEVEVEVEVEVEVEVEVEVEVEVEVEVEVEDEVEVEVEVEVEVEVEVEVEVEVEVEVEVEVEVEVEVEVEVEVEVEVEVEVEVEVEVEVEVEVEVEVEVEVEVEVEVEVEVEVEVEVEVEGEVEVEVEVEVEVEVVVVEVEVEVKVEVEVEVEVEVEVEVEVEIVVEVEVEVEVEVEVEVEVEVEVEVEVEVVVVEVEVEVEVEVEVDVEVEVEVEVEVEVEVEVEVEVEVEVEVEVEVEVEVEVEVEVEVEGEVEVEVEVEVEVEVEVEVEVEVEVEVEVEVEVEVEVEVEVEVEVEVEVEVEVEVEVEVVVEVEVEVEVEVEVEVEVEVEVEVEVEVEVEVEVEVEVEVEVEVEVEVEVVEVEVEVEVEVVDEVEVVVEDEVEVEVEEVEVDVVVVEVELEVEVEVLEVEVEVEVGGKGVVVVVVELEVTGTKTNWEG